The Magnetococcales bacterium DNA window TCTCCATTTGGCTCGACCCGCCAAAAGCCACGTCAACACCACGGGGCGCTGCCCCGGACCCCGCTGAGGGGGCAGCGGAGCTCCCCCTCAGACTCCCCCAACCCGTTTTGCAAATTTAAGGATTACAGGCCGGCTACCTGCGGGTGATCGCCCACCCGCTGCACCGCCACCGAAAGCAGCTTGTCCGCTTCGTCCTTCATGCGGGACAAACTCGGAAAACCGAAACGATGCACATCCCGCATCACCCGCTCCACCACCACCAACTTGCCGACAATGATCAACAACGTCCCGAAACCCTCATGACTCAAATTCAGGAAGGTCTTGGCCATGTGGCCGCACTCCTTCTCCACCAACACCGCAATGGCGTTGGCAAAGGCCTGCACCCGCACCACCGTCTCCGGCGAGGGATCCCCCACGATGGGAATGGACCTGGCCCGCTCCGCTGAAATCACGAAAGGCTCCAGCAACCGCTCTTCGGACCAGGACTCCTTGTTGCCCAAAGGATCGAAGGAGCGCATCTGGCGAATCACTTCCTGAAAAAAATCGCTGCACAAAAGGGGATCGGTGGTCGTCATGGCACACTCCAGGCTTCGGTATCGAGAAGGTGTTGAAAATGTTCACAGCCCGTCCCTCGGGACGCTTTGGCGGCGCGATGGCCCCGGCACTCCTCCGGCTTGCCCAGCAGGGTCTGCACCTGGCGCAACAACTCGATCACCGGGCTGTTCACGGCCACCGGCATCGGTTGGATACCCTCCCGCAACAGCCTCTCCACCGCGCCGTGGCCCACCTGGGTGCAGTAGACCATGCGACAGCCCTTCAAGGCCGTCATCAACGGGTTGAGACGGGTTTCATGGGAGGCGTTGTGGTTGGGGTGCAGCAGCAAATGGCCGGTCTCCTTCCAGCCCTCGGCCTCGACTTCGAAGAAGTAGAAACCGCGACTGGAACCGAAGTGTTGATCGACGCGCACCCCGTCACTGCTGGCAATGGCGATTTGCCAGCGTTTGGACTCGTTGCGACACAACGAGTTGGCGGGATTGGGTTGTTTTTTCAGTATCGACAAACACATGAGCGACCTCCTTTACGCAAAAGCCGTGGCGGACAACGCCGAAACATGGGGGGCCACACCCCGGGGCCGCCCCTGATGAACCCGATTGGCCAGCTCGAACAAGGCCTCCCCCATGGCCGGATAACCGATCCAGGCGCGGCGGAACACCCCCAGGGCGTCATGCACCGGATAACCCGCCCGCATCACCGGCAACCCCATCTCCGCAGCCAGATCGGCCACATGGCTGTTGCCGATCAACACCTCCGCGCCACCCTGCCCGGCCAGGCGCTGCAGATCCTGCAGATCCCCCACCACCACCTGCTCGCAGGGCAGCCCGGTGAACACAGGGGAGTTGCCCGTGGAAACCACCGCCACGGGAACCGCCCCCACCTCGCCGAGCAGGTCGCAGATCCCCTTGACCCAGTCGGGATCCCCCGCCAGAGCAACCGGCGTTCCCGACAAAAGGAAGTGGCTGTCCAGCAGCGCGTCCAGATACTGCTCCCGCTGCCGACGCAAGCGCTGCGGAACCGCCCGGCCCGACACCCGCGACAAGGTCATCACCAGGGTGTCCCAGGCGGTCAGGGAGGTCAGCGCCTCGAAACGGCAATCGGCCACGCCGCTGCGCTCCCGCAGCAAATCCGCCGCTTTGTACAGAGAGCGCCCCACCACCAGAGTGAGAGCGGCTTCGGCGGCGTTGGCCCACGCCGCCACCCGGCTGCCCCCGCCGCTCAGGGGCGAAAAGCCGTCGGGACTCAGATGGCCGTCCAGACCGCCCCCCAGATCGGGCAACAGGCAGGCCTGCAGCTCGAACTGCTCCGCCACCTCGTGAAGCACCAGGGCATCCCCCGGCGTCAGGCTGGGCCCGGCCAGCACGTTGAGGCGACGGGAGGCCCCGCCGCCACGCCGCCCCTCGGGCACCAGCGCCGTAACCAGTGCCTCCACCGCCGCCGCGTAACCCGTCTCCAGGGAACCGCCGTAATCCGGGGCGTTGACCCCCACCACCGGCACCTGCCGCCACTGGGGGTGAGCGGTGCGGAACTCCCGCAACACCCGCTGCAGATCGACCCCCTCCGTCTCCGACAAACCGGTGGTGATCACCCCCACCACCTCGGGGTGCAGTTTGCTCAAAACCGTATCCAGCGCCTCGATGAGATTGGCGTCCGCGCCCATCACCGTGGTCACCTGATCCATGGCGGTGGTCTGCATGGCGATGGGCTCGCGGAAATGGCGGGTGAAATAGACCTTGGTGAAGGCGCTGCAGCCCTGGGAACCGTGCAACAGCGGCAACGCCCGATCGAGTCCCAGCACCACCAGCACCGCACCCATGGGCGGACTGGCCTTGAGGGGGCGCACCACCAGCGCCTTGTTGCTGAAGGTGACCTTGGCCATGTCAACACGCCTCCCGTATGGTGCGACCCGACTCGTCCCAGGGGGCGGGACGCCGCACCCGCTCCCAGACCGGACTCTCCAGCGTGGCCAACAGATTCTTCGCCAGGGTGACCAGTCCCTCGTAACCGGCGTAGGCCTCCTCCCGCTCCTGGTTGATGTCCAGAAAGGGCAGGCGCGCCTTGAGAGCGGTATACATGTTGCGCCCCCCGGCCATCAGCAGATCCGCCTTCTCGGCGCGACACACCTCCAGAAGTTTCAGGGGATTGCCGTCGTCGAGCATCAGCGCCTCGTCGCCCATCAGGGCGCGAATGCGCTCCTTGTCCTGGGAGGTCGATTTCCTGGTGCCGGTGGCCACCACCTCCACCCCCAACTCCTGCAAGGCGGCGATCACCGACCAGGATTTGACCCCGCCGGTGTAAAGCAGCGCCCGTTTGCCCCGCAGCCGTTGCCGATAGGGTTCCAGCCGCTGCCGCAACCGGCTCTCCTCCCGTGCGATCAGCGCCTCGGTGCGTTGTTTCAGCCCCTCGTCCCCCAGCAGGCGGGCGAAATCCCGCAAGGACTGAGAGGTGTCGGCCATGCCGTAAAAACTGCCCTCGAACCAGGGAATGCCGTATCGCTCCTCCAGCCGACGGGCCACGTTGACCAGCGCCTTGGAGCAGACCAGCATGTTGACTTGGGAACGGTGCAGGCTGGCCACCTGCCGATAGCGGGCATCCCCGGCCAGGGTGCAGAGAAGGCGCAGCCCCAGCTCGTCGAAAAGCGGATGGACCTGCCAGAACTCCCCGGCGATATTGAACTCGCCGATCAGGGCCACGTCGTAAACGGGAACGGCCTGTTGGCCCCAGACGGCGGGCCGGGGTTGGGGTTCGACGCGACCGATGACCTGATTGACCAGGGTGTCGCCGGCGATGCGGTTGCCCAGATTCTTGGTGCCGTAGAATCCGGCGGCATCCACCGCAATCACCGGAATGCCGAAGCGGGATTCCGCCGCCTGGCAGATGGCGGCCAGATCGTCGCCGATGAGTGCGGGCACGCAGGTC harbors:
- a CDS encoding NifX-associated nitrogen fixation protein, which produces MTTTDPLLCSDFFQEVIRQMRSFDPLGNKESWSEERLLEPFVISAERARSIPIVGDPSPETVVRVQAFANAIAVLVEKECGHMAKTFLNLSHEGFGTLLIIVGKLVVVERVMRDVHRFGFPSLSRMKDEADKLLSVAVQRVGDHPQVAGL
- the nifN gene encoding nitrogenase iron-molybdenum cofactor biosynthesis protein NifN gives rise to the protein MAKVTFSNKALVVRPLKASPPMGAVLVVLGLDRALPLLHGSQGCSAFTKVYFTRHFREPIAMQTTAMDQVTTVMGADANLIEALDTVLSKLHPEVVGVITTGLSETEGVDLQRVLREFRTAHPQWRQVPVVGVNAPDYGGSLETGYAAAVEALVTALVPEGRRGGGASRRLNVLAGPSLTPGDALVLHEVAEQFELQACLLPDLGGGLDGHLSPDGFSPLSGGGSRVAAWANAAEAALTLVVGRSLYKAADLLRERSGVADCRFEALTSLTAWDTLVMTLSRVSGRAVPQRLRRQREQYLDALLDSHFLLSGTPVALAGDPDWVKGICDLLGEVGAVPVAVVSTGNSPVFTGLPCEQVVVGDLQDLQRLAGQGGAEVLIGNSHVADLAAEMGLPVMRAGYPVHDALGVFRRAWIGYPAMGEALFELANRVHQGRPRGVAPHVSALSATAFA
- the nifE gene encoding nitrogenase iron-molybdenum cofactor biosynthesis protein NifE, which encodes MKASEIAQLLDEPACAHNHGEKSGCARLKPGATAGGCSFDGAQITLFPIADAAHIVHGAMTCAGASWNGRGSLASGPELHRLGLTTDLSEQDVILGRGEKRLLFAIKQAVETLHPAAVFCYQTCVPALIGDDLAAICQAAESRFGIPVIAVDAAGFYGTKNLGNRIAGDTLVNQVIGRVEPQPRPAVWGQQAVPVYDVALIGEFNIAGEFWQVHPLFDELGLRLLCTLAGDARYRQVASLHRSQVNMLVCSKALVNVARRLEERYGIPWFEGSFYGMADTSQSLRDFARLLGDEGLKQRTEALIAREESRLRQRLEPYRQRLRGKRALLYTGGVKSWSVIAALQELGVEVVATGTRKSTSQDKERIRALMGDEALMLDDGNPLKLLEVCRAEKADLLMAGGRNMYTALKARLPFLDINQEREEAYAGYEGLVTLAKNLLATLESPVWERVRRPAPWDESGRTIREAC